The sequence below is a genomic window from Aspergillus nidulans FGSC A4 chromosome V.
TACACTCTTGAAGATCATATGAGATATATTCGCGTGTAATCGCCAAAATATCGCCGAAAACTGTTCGTACAGAAGTGAAGTTAAGCAAGTGAGGCATGGCCCAATGCATTGTTCTTATTAACCGAAGGGCGTCGACACCAGAATTATATATTTTTGTAAACGCCCCATTACCTGGATGAAGCTTCCAGATGACAGCGAATAGTAGGCCTATCCCAGGGTAAATTCCCACTGCGCATACTTTatctcaacttcctcgacaTAGTCTCTGATACGGCCAAACTCTTTGAACCCCTCACTCTGAGCAAAAGAATTATGCTTTTCCACAGCCTCCCGTcctgagaagagaatgaactgaccatctccatcaacgCACCATCCACCCGATATATCTCTCCCCCGCTCAAAGCCCTTTAAATGGTGTTTGGTCTCGGCGAAGGCCGAACCAAAACCATCTATGTTTTCCGCTGCGACAGTATAACGTTCGATCGCAACGACCGGCGCCGAATATGGGATCCTCTCATCGACAGAGCCACTGGCAAGATCGACATGCTGAATCCACGCCAGCTCTAGACCCTCGCTCAATCCAGCCATGATTTCCTGGTTCCGTTGGGACAGGACCCATTCCTCCATATGCTGAGCGACCGAGTCCCATTTTCCAAGAATGTAGATGTAGCTAGGGTCCTCGATCTGGGACAGGACTGAAGTTTTGGCATTGGAGTACTTGGCTTGTTCTTCTACCCCCGCGCGaagcttgatgctgacgGCCGTATTGTCAGAGTGGCCCAGGGGGAGACTGTTCTTGAGACGGAGGCAAGCAAGTTCTGTAACGGGCATTCTGATAGCGATAACTGGTGTTGACTACCATTAAGTGATCGGATATCGACAGGCTGAATATATGCGGTAGGTTGGCGGAGATAGCGGAGTTTGTACCTGGCAGGCAGCAAGCATGACGTTGTCCCAGTGAAACAGCATCCTGCATCTCTTCCAGCGACCGTACCGAAGCGCGACCGGATAGAAAGTTAGAGAATGGTGACAGTACACGACCAGGGTATATCTGATGCGGGGAGCAGTAGATACGCCAGAGGTGCATGCCGAGGGACAACGATTGGCGATCGTGAGCATTCTGAGAGTGACAGATTGCGGGGTCGGATAACAGGGTCCGAGGCTCATTGCCCGTCTCAAATATTCAAAatgccttgctcttctcctaCCGCTGTACGACAAAGAACAGAAAATATCTTACAATCATGTCTGACCTCCCAGGATTTCCAAACTACTTCAATCTCACCGGCAAAGTCGCCCTGGTGACTGGAGGTGAGCTCGTCTCATCGAGTCTCTACATCTCCACTTCTATACTAACCGCCCAGGATCCCGCGGTATCGGCCTGCATATAGCAACGACGTTTCTGAGAGCCGGCGCGAAAACCGTTATTATAACAGCGCGCAAAGCACCCGGCGTCGAGCAGGCGGTCGCTCAGCTCAATGCTCTGCCCGGAATCCAGGGCAAGGCGATTGGCATCCCGGGAAGCGCCGCCGAGACCGATGAAATCCAGGCCTTGGTCGACAAGGTAAAAGGAATCGAGCCAAAGCTCGACATCCTGGTCGCCAATGCCGGGGCGACATGGGGCGGTCCGTTCGAGACGTCCCCGGACTGGGCGAGCAAGAAGGTCGTCGACCTGAATGTCCGCGGCGTCTTCAACCTCGTGCGCTTGTACGCTGTCCCTGGGACCCGACCATCACAGTCAAAGCTAACGGCCATCCAGATTCCTCCCCCTCCTTGAAGCGGCCGGGTCGCACTCGTCTCCCGCTCGCGTTGTCATCGTCAGCTCTGTCGCCGGCTCCGTCGTTTCCCATGGCGGCGACAACGGGACCATCATGTACTCCATTTCCAAAGCAGCGGCGACCCATCTGGCCCGCAACCTCGCTGTTGAGCTCGGTCCAAGAAATATTACGGCGAACAGTCTCTCGCCCGGCTTCTTTCCGTCGAAGCTGGCGAACGGGTTGATCGAGATTCTGGGTGGTgagaaggagctcaagaaggcGAACCCACGACAGCGATTGGGTGTGCCAGATGATATCGGCGCGGCGATCCTGTTCTTGGTTGGACCCGGGGCGAATTATGTGTAAGTTTCGTTACATGGACTTGGTGGTGAGATGCTGACTTGGCCGGTACTAGGAACGGGGTTGATCTGAAGCTGGACGGGGGGGCAAATCTGGCGAGAGGGGGCATGGCTCAGGCAAAGCTCTAAAGCCCAACATAGCAACCGGTATTCTTCAATAACTGGAGGGACTATATCCAAACGTGGGCTTCAAACTGGCTATGGATTGGTCGTATTATATAGTTGAATACACATATAGTCCGCCGGACAGGAAGCCAGACCCGTCTAGGGCAGAACGGTGCAGGTATTGATCATAGATTCAGGCCCGGCAGTTCCAGAACAGGTATTGGCGCCATAGTAATCCTGCAATTATCCCGTAGATTCTCTTCCGTAGAGTCCCTTTTCTCGGAGACAGGCCAGCACCGACCCCTCACCATCTTGGCGTAGATATTTCTTCCACCAGTCAGAGACCTTGATCAATAGAGCTCTTCTATTGATATacagcttctcctccctcttcccttccaGTTTCTATTCCAGTGAAAGAGCACATTGTTCCTTAGTTTTGCACACACTCAACCTCAGCAACAATGTCCCTCCAAGCCCATGCGCAAGCCCTAGTCACCTCCCTCTCCCAGGCAGCCCTGGTGCCGGGCTCCGCGCCACTCATTCCAGACGACTTCAAGCCTACAACAGAGCTCAACGTCACTTTTGGCGAGAAAGCTGTGAACCTGGGGAACCTGTTCCGCGTTAGCGAGGTGAAGTCGGCACCGACGGTTTCGTTCGTGAAGGAGGTGCGCATACCTCACCAATCAATAACTATAACCCCTCTAATCCATTCGATAACAGGAACAATCCCCCGAATGTCAATTGTACAcgctgctcctcgtcgatcCTGACGCCCCAACTCCCGACGACCCCAAGTTTGCCTACTGGCGGCACTGGCTCGTTTCCGGCTTGACTGCCTCACAGAGCATAAACGCAGAGTCTGCAAAGACGTTGACGGAGTATCTTGGGCCGGGACCAAAGGATGGGTAAGTACTTGACGCTCCTCGCAATCTTTTGTTGTGTATGATGTGGTGCTGATACCGGTGGTTGTGCACAGTTCGCGCCCTCATCGatatctcttcctccttttccggGAACCGGAAGGGTTGGCATTGAGCAAGGAAGACGTTGGCGGTGAGGAGTTTGTTCAGAGACGGTCGTTCCAGGCGGCGGAGTGGGTACAGAAGCATGGGCTGGTGCTAGTTGGGGTGAATTGGATGTTGGGGGCTGGAGATGGGTGGACGGAGTAGGTAGAGCCCTGTCATGGTTATGACTGACGACCTGGTCCTGTTATCTTTCTGTCCTCTTGTAGAATTCTCGTTCTTAGAAAACCTGCAGATAGAAAGGGCATCTGAATTATCTAGAGTTGTCCTTGTAATAGTACCTCTAATATCGCGGCAAAATGGGTAATGAAGGACAGGGCGTCAGCATTGTTGAACGCGCAGGCGTGCTTTTTATAGCCAATACTATAAAAATCGATCCTCAGGAAttcccttcctctgcttctaGGAGTAGCTTTTTTATATGTAAGTTGTCACGGCTAAACGAGATAAAGCTTTTGTCCATGTTTGTTATTACGTCTATCACAGTGCCCCCCTACACATCCATGACAACTGTACCTGTATCTTAAACTGCGAGAACTGCCCAAGTAGAAGAGAAGGCCTGCTGGTACAAGTGCCTAGATCATGACCCGGATCCCCAAGGCTCAGGCTTTGGTACGATTACAGCGCTTGTTGATATGCTCATTACGGTGGTATTATTGAATATCATCCACGCGCACAGTTTGGCTGTTCTTAGACCCGACGGATAATCCATACATGCGCCAATACCGGGTGACAAGATGACAGGTGTTCCATGCGTATACATGGAGTATAGGTTTTTACCAAAATATCCCTTTCTGCTGGTGCAAAGGACGTCTGTGCGGCACTGCAGAGGGTAGATGAGCAAGGCGAAAAATTGGTGTTGACATCTCACAGCAGCAGTGGCACTGATGACTTCAAGAGCCAGGTGGCTGCTATTTATGAGATTTGGAAGTGTACATGTAATATAGATGGCTTGAATGCATCAGAAGATTTCGTAATGTACGGAGAGCTGTTCAAGCTTGACAAAGCAGTCCAGTATGCAGATCATACTCCCACTCATCGCTCCCAACGCCGCCCCAGACGAACAAGCTTCCTTTCGGATCGTACGTCTTCTTGATCCCAAGCAACTTTTCGTAGATCCCTGAGTCCCTCGGACCGTAAAAGTCCTCCTTCCACGTGCTGCTAAACACATTACCCTCGTTTGCATAGCTCCCACCCTCTTCACCGGTCCACTTCCTCCATACTGGTTCGATATGCCCCTCGTACCAAACTGCGCCTGTCTCCAGCGCCGCCTTCGCATCAGCAGAGTCATTGACCGGTGCGCCGTAGGTCATGAGATGCGCGTACGCGCGTCGCCAAGCAGGATGGACACTCCCGCGGCGGAGGATCGAGGTCTTGGATGTGGCGGGCCCGCCTTGTAGGCCAAAGAGGGCCATTGAGCCAGAACTACCGGTAGGAGGGGTGAGTATCTGGCGCAGGTAGTGACGGACCTGATCGCTTGGGGTGTCGACCAGCTCACGGCGGCCAAGTAGACGGCTGCTTATCATGCTGCTTGCGCCGGCGGATTGGCTGGCCGAGGAATTTGGCTTTGTAGAAGACCAGTAGGACTGTGAGGATATGGTTTGAAGGGCGATGGTGACTCTATCTCCAGAGGCTCTAGACAGTCGGGATGCCAGCTCGTTGAGAGTCATGTTCATAGACGCAATTGTGGAGTTGAACTTCGTCAGGTTTATGACTCCTGCAATTCCAGGTAGATACTCATTGATGCTGAGGCCGAGAAGGGAAGTTGCGCGTGTGCCCGTCAGAGCCATCACTGTTCCCGTCAGACCTGAGTCCATGAGGTCCGGGATCGACCTCGCCGTCTCAACGAGGGCATCCAAGGACGCATCGCTTGCATTCAACCCGGCTCCTTGTACTGCATAAAATGTAAGACCTCCAGAAACCACATTCTCCGGAACAGGATGCGTCGCAAGCACAAACTCAGTGGCAACCCCAAACTGgccgcctccagcaccacgAACAGCCCAGAATAAATCTTTGTTCTGCACATCGTTGGCGACGAGACGGCGCCCATCAGGGGTGATAACGGTGACTTGGTATAGATTATCTGATGCAAGTCCGTGCGTACTTGATAACAATCCATGGCCGCCGTTCTGTACAAGACCGCCCAGTCCAACGGTTGCGTCTTCGCCTCCTACAAGTGCCCGGTTGATACTGTGGACGGCCGTGTATGCAGAGCCCCAGTTGTTCCCGCTGCCGAGAACAACTACATCAGCCGTGCTGTTTGTGCCCGGGATACGCCAGGCAGGATCGTGGCGGAAATGGCTAAGGTTGTGTGTCCAGATGGACAGGGCGTATGCGCCGGTTGACCTATAGAGATGGAAACTCAGTCAGATATCAAAATGCTAAGAAAAAAAGCCAGTCATTGGTTTAGGGCAGCAAGAATGACGAACCTTCCATTCAAATCATGGCCTGTTCCCTTAATAACGACCCTGATGTTCCTATCGTCTGCCCACTTCATGGCAATCATAATCTGCGCTTCATTCCTAGCGTTGACAATATATACCGGCAAAGCCCCAATGCTGCACCCCCGTGCCTCAACATACCCATCCACACCAGGCGGAAGACATGAATGGTTTGTGAAAATCGAGTAATCGATGCTCTCTGGCCAGGCGGCGTGGTACGCCGCATAGGACCAGTGGGCCATTACCTCGGTACAGTTTGTAGGGGCGTTGAACGGGTTCCCAGGGTAGCAGGAGGATGCAGCAGGGGTAGTCCTAATCAGCGTGCCGTTGATCGTCGCATTTAGGGCGCTCCATTCTTCATCAGATGGCCAGGCAGCATCGTGGGGGGTCAGTTTGCAGTCGCCGTTGCGTGGTGCCGCGAGTGCACTGCCCGCAGCTGCtaggagaacgaggaaggGAAGTTCGAGAAAGATCATGCGCATAGTCACGGAAGATAGCTATTTGTGAACAAGGCGATATAATCTAGAAATGAGTTGAGCGGCGGTAAGGCCGTTATATAGTGGATTGGAAGCACGTATACGAATACGGTCAGGCTCCTGAATTGACCGTCCTTGGAGACCCAGAAGTGAAACGCGCCTAACTTGTCATTGAGCCTCTGAAATTTGCCTGGGGCATGTCTCAAAAATGGTCCCAGCCAGGTGCCGAAGATGCAGCTGGCAAGACAGATCTATAACAGGTCTGAATGACGACCTGTGGGCCAGTTAATGCAGGGTCTATAGCCCTAACGGGAAATCCAGTCGTATCCGGTTCCGACCGCAGATCTTAACTTCACACAGGCCGCAGCCTTGAAAATTGTCAAGTAGAATTCTCTGAGCCTCTGAAGTAAGCACACTATATATAGTCAATGTGAAAAGAATGTAATTCGCAGATTACGCAATGCGTACTTGAGCATGATCAGGTAGGATGATAGGTATCGCACCGCATCTTGCCCTGAGATTCCGCAGCCACTTAATTCTAAACATAATTGCGACAAACCAGGATATTCAGACCCCCAATATTCAATAAGTAAACAGATCTATCCAGTCATACTATGATGTCCTAAGTTTCCTCTGGAAGCAGCACTCTCTAACTGCTGTGCGACAGCAGTAGCTACTATGGTACTGAGCTTCTGGCTCAGATATCTAGGGAGGTCATTAACACCTAGGGGGTTGGCGCTGTACTTGGCCATCAGAGACGGGGCGTCTAAGTGACCTCGTATAATTCTAACAGAGGATGCTACCAAATGACGAATTATCTGCTCTCATTTTATGGTCCAAGCCAGGAGATATTGGACGTTGTAATCAGGAGATGAAGGTTCTTTCTCATCCAGGCAACTAAGTATAGCATTCACAGAGCTGATGCAAACTCTGATGCGTATGATCCAGTTTCTGCCCCCTACCTGCGTACACATTAGCAACTATTATCCCTGTTATAGGCTGCGTTGCAGCTGTCTCTTCATGGTTTCACATGTCTAGACACAAGAGTTGCAACCTGGAAACGGCACCGGAAACACTGGATCAAGACTATCAACGGGCGACTTGCTCGCCTGCATGACCAAGGCTTCTCATCATAAAGCGTGGACGGAGCAACTTGCATAGGTATTCTCTAAGGCTGACTGTATActgcaagccagatggtaTGCTGCAGGCATGGAGTAGCTTTAGGCAGCAGTCCCTGCAATAGGCCAATTAAGAGGACACTGCTGAGCGTCTGCAGTCGTTTCGAAGAATGGGCACGTCCTTCCTGAGTTTGTCGATACTTAGACCACAGTACAACTGCTCCGTCACGTCCAAAGTCCCAAAATTTACTCTCGTACATTCTGAAGCAGAGCTACATCTCTGatcaacagccgcagctccaATTCATTTAGCCGCTCCATTGCCCTATTCTCAGATTGAAGCAACCTACAATTGTAGACATTGAGGAGTATTGTTAGCGGGGACTCTTGTGTAGTCTTGCTTGCGAACAAGGTCACAACTGACGGGTGATAGACTGGATTAGGAGAGAAAACCATCGACACGGGCATCAAACACACATTACCCGGGAAATTTTTCAAGGAGCTGACAGTCTCTCCTTTGATCTGTCAAGTCTCTGCTTATTGTATATTGGAATAGCAAACTGGTTATGTTGAGGATATGAAGAGATAGCAATGCCGTTAAGTCGATTCCATTCATTCATAATAGTTTTATCCTTGTGTCATGATGATTATTCTTCAGTACAATAGAAAGTCGCATAACGACATTCAGACTATTTCCCCGCCTCGAAAATAACCTTCTGCGACCTCATCTGGTTGAAGTCGTCGTACGCCTGCAACGCCTGTGAGAGCGGGCGAATGTCCTGCACCATGAACCTGGCGGATCCAGTCAGTATCTCGCCTCAACAATATTATTCAAACAGGGGAGGAACTTACTCGATCGAATCCTGCTTCTTTTCCAAAAGTTTCAACGCATCCTCGAAGATGCTGCGAACCGGACACCTTCCCatctggagctgcagatTCTTGCCATACGCCTCGTTACCCGTCCAAGGGATCTCCCCGTTGTGCACGCCAACGCTGGAGATCTTGCCCCAAGGGCGGATCATGTCAAACGCCATTCTCAGCGCATCACTGTGGCCGACGACTTCAATCGCAACGTCTGCGCCTCGGCCGTCCGTGAGTTCCTTGACCCGGTTCTTGAGGCCCTCAGAGTCGGTGGCAAAGTTCCACGGCTCGGCACCGAGGCTCTTTGCCAGCTCCAGTCGCGAGGGAACAGAGTCGATTGCAATAAGGTGCTTGGGCTTGTACTCGAGCGCGCTGATCAGCGCAAAGATCCCGACCGGTCCACAACCGAAGAGAATAACTGTGCTTTCCTTGATAATGCTCTCATCAAGCCCGCTGAATGCATTCTTAGCCGCGAAGAATCCCGTTGGCAAGATATCCGCCATCAtaaccagcttcttctcgtcgATCTTCTCCGGCGCGGAGACGAGCGTGCTGTCGGCCAGCGGGACACGGACGTAGTCCGCCTGCGCGCCGTCGAGGACCACCGACCCGTAGAGCTGGCACTTGGCGCACCGAGAGGAAGTGTTGTGGGAGCAGTAGAAGCAGTCTCCGCAGGAGACAGTGAAGGGGGAGACAACCTTGTCGCCGGGCTTGAATTTCGAGACGGACGAGCCGACCGAGGCGATCTCGCCGGTGAACTCGTGGCCCATGATGAAATCCGTGCCGGAGGGTTGGTGGCCGCGGAAGACGTGGAGTTCGCTAACGAACAATGCCCATATTAGCCGTCACCGAACCCAGGATGCGGAGGAAAGTGATGAAGGATACGGGACCGGGGCCAGTATACGTACCTCCCGCATAGCGCCGTATACCGAACCTTAACGATGGCATCGGTCGGGTCCTGAATTGTAGGAATTGGGCGCTGCTCGAGCGCGACCTTGAGAGGGCCCTTGAAGACAACGGCTTGCATTTTGGCTGGTTTTTTTATCTGCTTTAGACGTTGGATCGTGGATCAATCCAGGATTGGCACGGTGGCATGATGTGAGGGGTGATTTATATGGCGCCCGGTTACTTGACCTCGGTTGGTCAGCCTCGTTCCCAGGCGCGGCATTTGGTGTTCGGCGATGCGGAGAGTAATTCGTTGCGGGGTTTGAAGTCGAATTTGCGGAAGATCAATTCGGCCAGAGTCGCCGAGTGGTCTTCAAAAAGCCTTTTTAGCGGCATGACCCGGGATCGTGGTTCGACTCGATACTCGAAGTGGGCGATGTGGTTGCTGCTCTATATCGGGTATCGCAGTGGTAGAGGGTGTAGTGGTGGTCATAATCGAGGTCACCTTTCGATTCATGTAACACAATAGGTGTCATTCCCTGTACTTTTTCTGCATATTATTTTGTATATTTTCTGTATATTTTTGTACTCTGCTCATTGCAGTGGATGCGGTCCCTCCCTCGTGAGGGCTCAGTACTGGAGCAAGGTCTGAGCTGGCTATATAGACTGCCCAGCGAGGAACTTGGTAGCACTCCACCCAGGTCCTCCATCTCAACCCTGcggctgatgaagaaataAAATGCGGTCTGTGCCTTGGCTTCAGCTCTCTATGTTCAGCCCATAAATCGCGCAGTCAAGCCCTTTAACCAGGAGAATCGGGCATCGACGTAACTGTATTTGGCCTAGACGTTTCATGTGTATGCAACATCGCATGGCATTATTGGTGCAAGCAGGAGAGGATTCGAGTTGGGCTGCATCCAGGCAGTCAATGATGATTTGCAATTTAAGACTGGCTCTTTTTtctaatatatatatgatGGGAATCGCAATTCACTCGAGCACTAGGCCTTTCATCGACTACTTCCTCGTCTTTTGTGAATGTCGCTAATTCTGAATCCAATGGCGCCAAGCATCTCTCTCTCTGACCCCGCACCACCACTACAAGTATCGCATGCTCACTCTGTCACGAAACACCCAAAAACCACAATCGACGTGAATATCGTCGAGATCACTCCATCAGACCGTGACatttcatcctcatcctcatatTCATCTGAAATACAGATAGATGAGCTAGAGAACGAACGcgcccgcctccgccgccacaTCGGCCTCGATTCTGCACACCCACCGCAGTCTCAacctctcttcttcatcgagcgAGTCCCGGACACGGACACAGCACCGATTCCATGTAGCCTTCCCGGGTGTAGGGAGGGAATTGCCCCGGGTTCACAGCGGTTGGCTCTGAACCCGGGCATGAGTGGGGTCAGTTGGTTTCGGTCCTCTTCCGGTGCGTCCGTAACCAGTTTACCAGACTCTATGGGCAAGAGATGATAAATGGCTGATGATATTGGTTTCCCGTACAGACTACTACCACATTCCCTGCTTTGAACGCATCGCCGATTTCAATGAGTCCGCCTACCTCAACCGTCTCGTCCCTCTCACCCGGAACACATTCAGGCTGCGCGGCTTAAAGCTCTCCTCGGTCTCTGACGGATCGTACCTCCTCTCCGGCGGCGCAGAGCGGCTAATACTGGAGTGGAAAGTTCGGCGCGGAATGGACATCGATAAGCGCGACGGGGTGTTCGATCCGGCCTGCTATGAGCTAGATCGCGGGGTCCATGCGTTAATGTACGAGGCGGGCTCGAGGGGGTACTGGCCCAGCGGTCGCCCGACAGGACTGGATATGTACGAGTATTACACATTGGCGAGGACGGTGGCTGTCAATGAGTCTGGAGacggggatgaggaggaatggaACCTCTTTGAGGCGTTTCTGGGACACGGAGAGATTGGGAGTGGGTGTGGGCGGCATGATCTGAGTGAGTTATTGGAGAGGTGGGAACAGAGCAAGGTTAGTTCGCTTTTCCCATCTGATCTATGCTGTGCTCCGGTGAGAGCGACTGCTGGGACGCTGACGACGGGTAGAGCCTTGTGTTGCAGGAAGACAAAACGGGTGGAAGAGTACAAAACACCCTCAGTCCGACTGCCATCAGAGCAATCAGGCGATTATCGACAATTCCCACGCCGCAGGTCGGCTATAACAGGATCTGGTCGTAGGCATCTGAAATTGAGTTGCGTTGCCCTGTCAGGTAGGTTTCTATGGAGACTGGTTCCGGTTTTACTCTGCGATTAGATCTATTCGGTCAAAAAATATAGAACGTAAGAGTGAAAGAATACATTGCAAGGCTGCCATCCTTTCTGATTTTTCCTATGGCTACGTTCAGTTCCATACTCTGGGGCCAAACTCCAGCAAAGCATGAAATGGGTATTCTCCGAAGAGCTCCTCGGGTGTATCCGTGACTGCATCATTTTCCGGCCGGCAGTGCCTAGCGAGACAAATTTGGGGCAAGTTAATATCACGAGAACAGGCGATTGTCTCGCTTGCAATTGTTTCAATCCCCTGATTTTCGGTCAAGTGGCGCAGATCCCCCAAGTCAGTACCAACTGCCAGAGACAGCCAAACATCTGTTCATGTTGGTCCCCCGATCCGAAGGGCCGTCTGTACAACTTTCGCAGTTCCATGATTGTCAGTTATCTTAACGACAATTGGCTTCTATTGCTGATGAATTGAGAAATGCTAGCAAGAATGTTTCCAAGTTTGGCCTATATCATGAGATGGTGCGTCCGTGACAGAACTAATAGATTAGGTACCCCAGAAATTGGCACCTTGAATTCAACTTAGGAAGTTGACTCGACACACTGATATGATAATGCAGCTTGTTTTGCCATTTCCCACTATGTTCTGGCGAGATTTAGGCAGGATCTTCCATTTCCGTTTCACTTGACTCTTACAGTGTACCTGTGCTCATACTGTGAAAGGACCATCTTACCCTCCCCCAACTGCCGTCTGAAAATGAGAGTTCGGCGGTTGTATGAGTCCTGTTTCATAGGCCTGGGCCCATAAACGAATGCTTCATCTGGTATTCACGGTCGAGGAGTAGCCCATGTAGTGCAAGCATGGGCTATTGACCAATAGATGAGCATTCCTGAACGAACCCTGGCGGTTCGACTTGTTTAAGGTGTTTAATGTACTTACCCTCTTGCACCAATTATTCTATATCAGTCTTTCTCGGGAGCAATGTGGTAATTTATTCATCGAAAGGGCCATAAATATACATAGCAACCGTCGATATGAGCCGAGGAGAGCATTAACTGCTCTCTTAGTATAAGTTGATACACAATATAGCATCTCTTAGACACTATGCCTCGTAGAAAGAATCATATACCAACGACGCTGTACACTCTCCTTCTTAAGCATGGTATTACTGTGAAAAGCCGGAAGCCGAACAACGTGTAGTTCTCAGAGTCTAAGGATGCTGATAGGTGAGTCACCAAAATTCACCCAGGCATACCCAGTGTATAATGAGAGAAACAGGGTGTACCACAGACCAACTGCTTTATTCACTCCGGCTGTGTTTGCTAACTTGCCTAGGGTTATGGGACTCTGACACCCAGAGAATTTCTCCATATTATTTTCCCCAAACTTGAGTATCGCTCATCAGCAGTGTCCTGAACAACTAAGATTTTCAGTCGCAGCCATGATCTTCAGTTACTGCTCTGTCTATATTCACTATCCCCtttcccatcatcatcttcgtcctttcTACAGAAGCTTTCACCCCGCAGTCACCAAAGTAATTTGTGTTCAAGACAGCAACGAAATGCTGCACAATAATTAAGAAATAATTAAGGCTCTCAGTTCCTTGGTTCTAAAAAGAACAACTCACCCAATACGATGCGAGAGCGCGGCCAAATCAGTCCCTTTGAAGAGAATTAGGCACCCAGAATATTCTCGCTCGGGAGCCGAAGCTGGGGGCGGATATTACGTCATTGAGATAGTTCGGACTTAACGAATATCACGTGGCGAAATGGGTCAAATGTACTCatctcggactcggactcgggctcgggctcggtcAATAACCCGAAGGATATATTGGTCACCTTGTACAGTTCTCTCGCTCccctttcctcttctcataGCTACTGCATTACCTACTCTAAGAAAATCTCTCCAACAACGTCACATAAAGAGCTAAAATGCACCCCCACTACACCTACTACAACCCAGCACCTTCTTTCGCCGGCCGAGGCCGCCGGTTCTATCGCCAGAACTACATGCGCGGCCTCAACCCTCGTGCTGGCGGCATCGGCGGTCTGGTCAAAGTCACCCTCGTAGGAACGGCCGCTTACTTT
It includes:
- a CDS encoding uncharacterized protein (transcript_id=CADANIAT00002875), which encodes MPVTELACLRLKNSLPLGHSDNTAVSIKLRAGVEEQAKYSNAKTSVLSQIEDPSYIYILGKWDSVAQHMEEWVLSQRNQEIMAGLSEGLELAWIQHVDLASGSVDERIPYSAPVVAIERYTVAAENIDGFGSAFAETKHHLKGFERGRDISGGWCVDGDGQFILFSGREAVEKHNSFAQSEGFKEFGRIRDYVEEVEIKYAQWEFTLG
- a CDS encoding uncharacterized protein (transcript_id=CADANIAT00002880) — encoded protein: MSLILNPMAPSISLSDPAPPLQVSHAHSVTKHPKTTIDVNIVEITPSDRDISSSSSYSSEIQIDELENERARLRRHIGLDSAHPPQSQPLFFIERVPDTDTAPIPCSLPGCREGIAPGSQRLALNPGMSGVSWFRSSSDYYHIPCFERIADFNESAYLNRLVPLTRNTFRLRGLKLSSVSDGSYLLSGGAERLILEWKVRRGMDIDKRDGVFDPACYELDRGVHALMYEAGSRGYWPSGRPTGLDMYEYYTLARTVAVNESGDGDEEEWNLFEAFLGHGEIGSGCGRHDLSELLERWEQSKVSSLFPSDLCCAPVRATAGTLTTGRALCCRKTKRVEEYKTPSVRLPSEQSGDYRQFPRRRSAITGSGRRHLKLSCVALSGRFLWRLVPVLLCD
- a CDS encoding YbhB/YbcL family Raf kinase inhibitor-like protein (transcript_id=CADANIAT00002877), encoding MSLQAHAQALVTSLSQAALVPGSAPLIPDDFKPTTELNVTFGEKAVNLGNLFRVSEVKSAPTVSFVKEEQSPECQLYTLLLVDPDAPTPDDPKFAYWRHWLVSGLTASQSINAESAKTLTEYLGPGPKDGSRPHRYLFLLFREPEGLALSKEDVGGEEFVQRRSFQAAEWVQKHGLVLVGVNWMLGAGDGWTENSLPLLLGVAFLYLLSMFVITSITVPPYTSMTTVPVS
- a CDS encoding SDR family NAD(P)-dependent oxidoreductase (transcript_id=CADANIAT00002876), whose protein sequence is MSDLPGFPNYFNLTGKVALVTGGSRGIGLHIATTFLRAGAKTVIITARKAPGVEQAVAQLNALPGIQGKAIGIPGSAAETDEIQALVDKVKGIEPKLDILVANAGATWGGPFETSPDWASKKVVDLNVRGVFNLVRLFLPLLEAAGSHSSPARVVIVSSVAGSVVSHGGDNGTIMYSISKAAATHLARNLAVELGPRNITANSLSPGFFPSKLANGLIEILGGEKELKKANPRQRLGVPDDIGAAILFLVGPGANYVNGVDLKLDGGANLARGGMAQAKL
- a CDS encoding putative isoamyl alcohol oxidase (transcript_id=CADANIAT00002878), whose translation is MRMIFLELPFLVLLAAAGSALAAPRNGDCKLTPHDAAWPSDEEWSALNATINGTLIRTTPAASSCYPGNPFNAPTNCTEVMAHWSYAAYHAAWPESIDYSIFTNHSCLPPGVDGNEAQIMIAMKWADDRNIRVVIKGTGHDLNGRSTGAYALSIWTHNLSHFRHDPAWRIPGTNSTADVVVLGSGNNWGSAYTAVHSINRALVGGEDATVGLGGLVQNGGHGLLSSTHGLASDNLYQVTVITPDGRRLVANDVQNKDLFWAVRGAGGGQFGVATEFVLATHPVPENVVSGGLTFYAVQGAGLNASDASLDALVETARSIPDLMDSGLTGTVMALTGTRATSLLGLSINEYLPGIAGVINLTKFNSTIASMNMTLNELASRLSRASGDRVTIALQTISSQSYWSSTKPNSSASQSAGASSMISSRLLGRRELVDTPSDQVRHYLRQILTPPTGSSGSMALFGLQGGPATSKTSILRRGSVHPAWRRAYAHLMTYGAPVNDSADAKAALETGAVWYEGHIEPVWRKWTGEEGGSYANEGNVFSSTWKEDFYGPRDSGIYEKLLGIKKTYDPKGSLFVWGGVGSDEWEYDLHTGLLCQA
- a CDS encoding alcohol dehydrogenase family protein (transcript_id=CADANIAT00002879), which gives rise to MQAVVFKGPLKVALEQRPIPTIQDPTDAIVKVRYTALCGSELHVFRGHQPSGTDFIMGHEFTGEIASVGSSVSKFKPGDKVVSPFTVSCGDCFYCSHNTSSRCAKCQLYGSVVLDGAQADYVRVPLADSTLVSAPEKIDEKKLVMMADILPTGFFAAKNAFSGLDESIIKESTVILFGCGPVGIFALISALEYKPKHLIAIDSVPSRLELAKSLGAEPWNFATDSEGLKNRVKELTDGRGADVAIEVVGHSDALRMAFDMIRPWGKISSVGVHNGEIPWTGNEAYGKNLQLQMGRCPVRSIFEDALKLLEKKQDSIEFMVQDIRPLSQALQAYDDFNQMRSQKVIFEAGK